In a genomic window of uncultured Sphaerochaeta sp.:
- a CDS encoding methionine ABC transporter ATP-binding protein, with translation MQITLQNLKRTYGTLHAVNGISLFIPSNTIYGIIGKSGAGKSTLVRLVSLLERPDEGEVHFDDVRVDNLDKATLIQRRRRIGMIFQNFNLFSSRNAAQNIAYPLEINGTAKAEIDARVEQLLSLVGLEGRGKAPISTLSGGQKQRVAIARALACNPDILFCDEATSALDPQTTHSILSLLKEIQRKMSLTVVMITHQMEVVRDACDQVAVLNDGVVVEQGLVTDIFAHPQSDVTKDFLTHLVGVDEAASSDDQMVHWSKKRGAYTLRFRGGTTDQPILSKITRMTGVDFNIRAGGVQKVGDMEIGTMLVDISGTEEERARAVEALNQMGVVVEEEELV, from the coding sequence ATGCAAATTACGTTGCAAAATCTGAAGAGAACCTACGGTACACTGCATGCAGTGAACGGTATCAGTCTCTTCATACCCTCGAACACCATTTATGGCATCATCGGCAAGAGTGGTGCCGGCAAGTCCACCTTGGTGCGATTGGTGAGCTTGCTTGAGCGTCCTGATGAGGGAGAAGTGCATTTTGACGACGTCAGAGTCGACAATCTGGATAAGGCAACACTGATCCAGCGACGAAGGCGCATTGGTATGATTTTCCAGAACTTCAATCTTTTCTCCAGCAGAAATGCAGCACAAAACATTGCCTACCCCTTGGAAATCAACGGGACTGCAAAAGCAGAAATCGATGCACGGGTTGAGCAACTGCTCTCCCTTGTCGGTCTTGAGGGCAGGGGAAAGGCCCCCATCAGCACACTCAGCGGTGGGCAGAAGCAACGCGTTGCCATTGCCAGGGCTCTTGCCTGCAATCCGGACATTCTCTTCTGTGATGAGGCAACCAGTGCCCTTGATCCGCAGACCACCCATTCCATCCTCTCCCTTCTGAAGGAAATACAACGGAAAATGAGCCTTACCGTCGTCATGATCACCCATCAGATGGAAGTGGTGCGCGATGCGTGCGACCAGGTTGCCGTTCTCAATGATGGCGTAGTGGTCGAGCAAGGCTTGGTGACCGATATCTTCGCACACCCACAGAGTGATGTCACAAAGGATTTTCTCACGCACCTTGTGGGAGTTGATGAAGCTGCGTCCTCTGATGATCAGATGGTGCATTGGTCCAAGAAACGAGGAGCCTATACACTCCGGTTCCGCGGTGGCACAACGGACCAGCCGATCCTCAGCAAGATAACCCGTATGACCGGTGTGGATTTCAACATCCGGGCCGGAGGGGTTCAGAAAGTGGGTGATATGGAAATAGGCACCATGCTTGTTGATATCAGCGGTACGGAGGAAGAACGCGCTCGGGCAGTGGAAGCACTGAACCAGATGGGTGTTGTGGTTGAAGAGGAGGAACTGGTATGA
- a CDS encoding methionine ABC transporter permease: MSKIWMLVFDSTLQTLSMVFFSTLFSLILGLPLGILLSATSPEEQGGIIPHPVLNNILGRIVNVLRSFPFIILMILLFPLSRLLIGTSIGTTATIVPLSIAAAPFVARVIETALKEVDPGVVQAARAMGSTNFQIVRKVLIPEALPSLVSGVTLTIINLIGYSAMAGAIGGGGLGDLAIRYGYQRFRGDIMLVAVVIILVLVEIIQVIGNKISAKLLARR; encoded by the coding sequence ATGAGCAAAATCTGGATGCTTGTCTTTGACTCCACCTTGCAGACCCTGAGCATGGTCTTTTTCTCCACGCTTTTCTCGCTCATCCTTGGCTTGCCGCTTGGGATATTGCTCTCTGCAACCTCCCCGGAAGAACAGGGGGGCATCATTCCTCATCCTGTGCTGAACAACATTCTGGGAAGAATCGTCAATGTATTGCGTTCATTTCCCTTCATCATCCTGATGATCCTTCTGTTCCCGCTCTCTCGTCTGCTGATCGGAACAAGTATCGGAACAACCGCTACTATCGTACCGCTGTCCATCGCGGCAGCACCGTTTGTGGCTCGAGTCATCGAGACCGCACTGAAGGAGGTGGATCCGGGGGTCGTTCAGGCCGCCCGTGCTATGGGATCCACCAATTTCCAGATTGTCCGGAAAGTGTTGATCCCTGAAGCCCTTCCCTCCTTGGTAAGCGGAGTAACGCTCACCATCATCAACCTGATCGGGTACTCGGCCATGGCCGGGGCCATCGGTGGAGGCGGCCTGGGAGACCTGGCCATCAGATACGGCTACCAACGTTTCCGTGGCGATATCATGCTCGTTGCCGTCGTAATCATTCTGGTCCTCGTTGAGATAATCCAGGTGATAGGCAACAAAATCAGCGCAAAACTGCTTGCCAGACGCTGA
- a CDS encoding MetQ/NlpA family ABC transporter substrate-binding protein: MKKIVSLFVVLLVAASLFAAGTKEEANSKTILVGATPEPHAAFLGLVVEDLAKEGYTLKIQEFTDYVTPNEALESGELDANFFQHIPYLESFNKEKGYHLANAGGIHVEPFALYSKKYKSLSDLPNGATIAIPNDPTNEGRALLLLQSAGLLTLAANAGLEATPLDIAANPNNLKFREIEAASLPRVLQDVDAAIINGNYAIPAGLIATRDGLLVEGADSPYVNVIAVKQGREQDAGIVALVKALRGEKIKAYVAEHYTNGEVVLVTE, translated from the coding sequence ATGAAAAAGATCGTAAGCCTTTTCGTAGTACTGTTGGTCGCTGCATCCCTGTTTGCAGCCGGCACCAAGGAAGAAGCCAACTCCAAGACCATTCTTGTTGGAGCAACCCCCGAACCCCATGCTGCTTTCCTCGGTCTCGTGGTTGAGGATCTGGCCAAGGAAGGGTATACCCTCAAGATTCAGGAGTTCACCGATTATGTGACCCCCAACGAAGCTCTGGAGAGCGGAGAGCTGGATGCAAACTTCTTCCAGCACATCCCGTATCTGGAATCCTTCAACAAGGAGAAGGGCTATCACCTGGCAAATGCAGGTGGCATCCATGTAGAGCCGTTTGCCCTGTACTCCAAGAAGTACAAGAGCCTTTCCGATCTTCCCAACGGTGCAACGATTGCCATCCCCAATGATCCGACCAATGAAGGCCGTGCATTGTTGCTGCTTCAGAGTGCCGGTCTGTTGACCCTTGCAGCAAATGCTGGCCTTGAGGCTACTCCGCTGGATATCGCTGCAAATCCGAACAACCTCAAGTTCCGTGAGATTGAGGCTGCAAGTCTTCCCCGCGTACTGCAGGACGTCGATGCTGCCATCATCAACGGCAACTATGCCATCCCTGCCGGCCTGATCGCCACCCGCGACGGTCTGCTGGTTGAAGGTGCAGACAGCCCGTATGTGAACGTCATTGCTGTCAAGCAGGGACGTGAGCAGGATGCCGGCATTGTTGCCCTGGTCAAAGCTCTCCGCGGAGAGAAGATCAAGGCCTATGTGGCTGAGCACTACACCAATGGTGAGGTCGTACTCGTAACCGAGTAA
- the argF gene encoding ornithine carbamoyltransferase, translated as MKSLKGRSFLTLKDFTTEEILALLHLSLELKAKKKGASYDAALQGKLLAGKNIVLIFDKSSTRTRCSFEVAAFDEGAQVTFLTNSQMGKKESIEDTAKVLGRLYDGIQYRGFSPAVIREIAQHSQVPVWNGLTDDDHPTQVLADVLTAMEHTGKDPKQLKFAYIGDGRNNVSNALMIGAAKLGMEYRIAAPKELFPEESLLASLAEDAKQSGAKIVVTTDPYEAVQGVDVIYTDVWVSMGEEDQTEKRVKLLKDYQVTMDLLKASSNPEVLFEHCLPSFHDLNTTVAQQIHEQFGLSELEVTDEVFRSSHSVVFDEAENRMHTIKAVMVATLTDLL; from the coding sequence ATGAAATCACTCAAGGGACGCAGCTTTCTGACACTCAAGGACTTCACCACCGAGGAGATTCTTGCTCTCCTGCACCTCTCGCTCGAACTGAAAGCGAAGAAAAAAGGTGCATCCTATGATGCAGCCCTGCAGGGCAAACTGCTCGCAGGCAAGAACATTGTCCTGATCTTTGACAAGAGCTCGACCCGCACCCGTTGCTCCTTTGAGGTGGCCGCTTTCGATGAGGGTGCCCAGGTGACCTTCCTCACCAACAGCCAGATGGGAAAGAAGGAGTCCATCGAGGATACTGCAAAGGTACTCGGCCGCCTCTACGACGGTATCCAGTACAGGGGATTCTCTCCCGCTGTCATCCGCGAGATCGCCCAGCACAGTCAGGTTCCCGTATGGAATGGCCTGACCGACGATGACCACCCCACCCAGGTGCTTGCCGATGTGCTGACAGCCATGGAGCATACGGGGAAGGATCCGAAGCAACTGAAGTTCGCCTACATTGGTGATGGAAGGAACAACGTATCCAATGCACTGATGATCGGAGCGGCCAAGCTGGGGATGGAGTACAGGATTGCAGCCCCGAAGGAGCTTTTCCCCGAGGAGAGCCTGCTCGCTTCCCTTGCAGAGGATGCAAAGCAAAGCGGAGCCAAGATCGTGGTGACCACCGATCCCTATGAGGCGGTGCAGGGCGTGGATGTCATCTACACCGATGTCTGGGTTTCGATGGGTGAGGAGGATCAGACGGAGAAACGGGTGAAGCTGCTCAAGGACTACCAGGTCACGATGGACCTGCTGAAAGCTTCCTCCAACCCCGAGGTGCTTTTCGAGCACTGCCTTCCCTCTTTCCACGATCTCAATACAACCGTGGCACAGCAGATTCATGAGCAGTTCGGCCTCAGCGAGCTGGAAGTGACCGATGAGGTCTTCCGCAGCAGCCACTCAGTGGTGTTTGATGAGGCGGAGAACCGCATGCATACCATCAAGGCAGTCATGGTGGCCACCCTCACCGACCTGCTCTGA
- a CDS encoding pyridoxamine 5'-phosphate oxidase family protein, producing the protein MHEYQEQLEKVYQKLGKAKQMVLATSLGGRTTARMMSCVILDGCFFFQTDRTFLKYEQMKGNPCVALCFDNIQIEGVASDLGHPLDACNATFAAAYRQAYPGSYAAYSSLETEVLFQVEPVLITWYDYEHHEPVRKILSCKEKTYHEQWPLGGPH; encoded by the coding sequence GTGCATGAGTATCAGGAGCAATTGGAAAAGGTTTACCAGAAACTGGGCAAGGCAAAACAAATGGTTCTTGCCACCAGCCTTGGGGGACGGACCACAGCAAGGATGATGAGTTGTGTCATCCTCGATGGCTGCTTCTTCTTCCAGACCGACCGGACCTTTCTCAAGTATGAGCAAATGAAGGGCAACCCTTGTGTGGCTCTCTGCTTTGACAACATCCAGATTGAAGGGGTGGCATCAGATCTGGGCCACCCTCTCGATGCGTGCAATGCGACCTTTGCTGCTGCCTACCGGCAAGCCTATCCTGGCTCCTATGCAGCATACTCATCCCTTGAAACTGAGGTGCTTTTTCAGGTGGAACCTGTCCTCATTACCTGGTACGACTATGAGCATCATGAGCCGGTTAGAAAAATATTGTCTTGCAAAGAAAAGACTTATCATGAGCAATGGCCCTTAGGCGGTCCTCATTGA
- a CDS encoding Hsp20/alpha crystallin family protein encodes MKYLAKRNYDSPMVSSFDSLFDSMLGDWGLLPSRMPAVDITETDEAYVLEAELPGYKQEDVKVSVEKHVLKLSSTKQSNKEEKDKKRLVSERCYQCFERSFTLPEDVNEQRIEGEFADGILKLTLPKMEVAKPKAIEVKIK; translated from the coding sequence ATGAAATACTTGGCAAAAAGAAACTATGATTCCCCGATGGTCTCATCCTTTGACTCGCTGTTTGATTCCATGCTCGGCGATTGGGGCCTGTTGCCTTCCAGAATGCCTGCTGTGGACATCACCGAGACCGATGAAGCATATGTCCTTGAGGCGGAGCTTCCCGGGTACAAGCAGGAGGATGTGAAGGTGAGTGTTGAGAAGCATGTTCTCAAGCTCAGCTCCACCAAGCAGAGCAACAAGGAAGAGAAGGACAAGAAGCGCCTGGTATCCGAACGTTGCTACCAGTGCTTCGAGCGCTCCTTCACCCTTCCTGAGGATGTGAATGAGCAGAGGATCGAGGGAGAGTTTGCCGATGGCATCCTCAAGCTTACCCTTCCCAAGATGGAAGTGGCAAAGCCCAAGGCGATTGAAGTGAAAATCAAATAA
- a CDS encoding M20/M25/M40 family metallo-hydrolase, whose protein sequence is MLFSLLISVLILLLIVLTAKTLMQRKTPLPCTESREVERDAHAEQALCNAITCKTISHEDGEETDWSAFSALQQYIGQTYTLCETHRITDADLGPHNLLYRFEGKDASCEPAMLTAHLDVVGAADEAWSHPPFSGVLEDGFVWGRGSFDCKLQVITILEAFEDLLKRGENMQRTWYVAFGCDEECNASTEGAVRIAAWLANHKVHLSLVLDEGGVVSQNYIKGFKQDIAVIGVAEKGYLDLELSVVREAGHSSTPSFPTALGTLSRGLARLERHQMRPYLTTPVRTMLKSLGEQGPFAYSLLFLNPGLFKLILFSVFSKNPTLNALIRTTVVPTVVSASDKSNVIALEAKAQVNIRLLCNQTKEEAVAWVKRTLADPSIHITVVRHTPPSPVSRTDTEVFASLKKTILATFPEALVTPYLMLGATDARKYQGICDQVFRFTPARMDRSEIGRMHAPDERISCANIALAKQFYTRLISSY, encoded by the coding sequence ATGCTTTTCTCCCTCCTGATTTCTGTTCTCATACTCCTGCTCATCGTACTCACAGCCAAGACCCTCATGCAACGAAAGACACCACTGCCCTGTACCGAAAGCAGGGAAGTCGAGCGTGATGCTCATGCCGAACAAGCGCTTTGCAACGCCATTACCTGCAAAACCATTTCCCATGAGGATGGTGAAGAGACCGACTGGTCTGCCTTCTCAGCCTTGCAACAATACATCGGGCAGACCTACACGCTGTGCGAAACCCATCGCATCACTGATGCCGATCTCGGCCCGCACAATCTCCTCTACCGCTTCGAGGGAAAGGATGCCTCCTGTGAACCGGCGATGCTGACCGCCCATCTCGATGTGGTCGGCGCGGCAGACGAGGCATGGAGCCACCCCCCATTCTCAGGGGTTCTTGAGGATGGGTTTGTCTGGGGACGGGGAAGCTTTGACTGCAAGCTGCAGGTGATCACGATTCTTGAAGCATTCGAGGACCTGCTCAAGCGAGGAGAGAACATGCAGCGTACCTGGTATGTGGCCTTCGGCTGTGACGAGGAGTGCAACGCGTCCACAGAAGGGGCGGTACGCATCGCTGCTTGGCTTGCCAATCACAAGGTGCATCTTTCCCTGGTTCTCGACGAGGGAGGCGTGGTAAGCCAGAACTACATCAAGGGCTTCAAGCAGGACATTGCAGTGATAGGCGTTGCAGAGAAGGGCTATCTTGATCTCGAGCTCTCGGTTGTACGTGAAGCCGGCCACTCCTCCACTCCTTCCTTCCCCACTGCACTTGGGACGCTATCCAGGGGTCTTGCACGGTTGGAGCGACACCAGATGCGTCCGTACCTCACCACACCGGTGCGCACGATGCTCAAGAGCCTGGGTGAACAAGGACCCTTTGCCTACAGCCTGCTCTTTCTGAACCCAGGGCTTTTCAAACTCATACTCTTTTCCGTCTTCTCGAAGAACCCCACACTCAACGCCCTGATTCGCACAACCGTGGTGCCCACAGTCGTCAGCGCAAGTGACAAGAGCAACGTCATCGCACTGGAAGCAAAAGCCCAGGTGAACATCCGTCTTCTTTGCAACCAGACGAAAGAGGAAGCCGTTGCCTGGGTGAAGCGTACCTTGGCTGATCCTTCCATCCACATCACGGTAGTGCGCCATACACCACCATCGCCGGTCAGCCGAACCGACACCGAGGTCTTTGCTTCCCTGAAGAAAACCATCCTCGCAACCTTTCCCGAGGCTTTGGTCACCCCTTACCTTATGCTCGGGGCCACCGATGCACGCAAGTACCAAGGTATCTGCGACCAGGTTTTCCGATTCACCCCTGCAAGGATGGACAGGAGCGAAATAGGGCGAATGCATGCTCCGGATGAGAGAATCAGCTGCGCCAACATTGCCCTGGCGAAGCAGTTCTACACCCGCCTGATCAGCTCCTACTGA
- a CDS encoding TetR/AcrR family transcriptional regulator yields MPKKIDHELRKEKILQTALKVFAREGYRDSNLSLIATECGISRPTIYQYFKDKEEIYYYAVKLVTGRMFNKYATFAWSTDQDYVCRITTICLDIMQTANEHDGELTSLVDVMLQMKKEGRDFNEIVLRRTAKLTILFKRLLRMGIKAGDIIECDVNKVADHLLLLLESSCFQVAFLDTFDMKLSQQLVSTYLEFYRPCQAS; encoded by the coding sequence ATGCCCAAGAAGATAGATCATGAATTACGCAAGGAGAAGATCCTGCAGACTGCTCTCAAGGTATTTGCGAGGGAGGGATATCGTGACTCCAACCTCTCCTTGATTGCAACTGAGTGTGGCATCTCCCGGCCGACCATCTATCAATATTTCAAGGACAAGGAAGAGATCTACTACTACGCCGTGAAACTGGTCACCGGCAGGATGTTCAACAAGTACGCCACGTTCGCTTGGTCTACCGACCAGGATTATGTCTGCCGCATCACCACCATCTGTCTGGATATCATGCAGACAGCCAACGAGCATGATGGCGAACTGACCAGTCTGGTGGACGTCATGCTGCAAATGAAGAAGGAAGGCCGCGATTTCAACGAGATCGTGCTCAGACGAACCGCCAAGCTCACCATCTTGTTCAAGCGTCTTCTCAGGATGGGCATCAAGGCAGGGGATATCATTGAATGTGATGTGAACAAGGTCGCCGATCATCTCTTGCTGTTGCTTGAGTCTTCTTGCTTCCAGGTTGCTTTCCTCGATACCTTCGATATGAAGCTCAGCCAGCAGTTGGTCAGCACCTATCTTGAATTCTACCGCCCCTGCCAGGCTTCCTAG
- the clpB gene encoding ATP-dependent chaperone ClpB translates to MNSEKMTIKLRQAIGDADMLAHDRGNAEVTTEHLLLALLSQKEGLLPPLFERLGVPAQMIVNKITELVDKLPKAYGASAQRSVSAQLGNQLYAADKIASEFKDQYLSAEHVLLAVLEDGSAAGKALKSLGVSKDAVMQALQSIRGNQSIQSEDPESRYQALEKYCKDMTALARLGKLDPVIGRDEEIRRLMQVLSRRTKNNPVLIGEPGVGKTAIVEGLAQRIAGGDTPESLKDKRILSLDVGALVAGAKFRGEFEERLKAVVKEVTASEGSIILFIDELHTIVGAGASEGSTDASNLIKPALARGELHAIGATTLDEYRKFIEPDKALERRFQPVYTKEPSVESTIAILRGLKERYEVHHGVRIKDEALVAAATLSNRYITNRFLPDKAIDLVDEAASQLKMEIESQPEELDQIERKILQLNIEEQALARETDKASRERLEKLHKERSELQGRRDAMHLQWGNERSFIAKLRESKAQLEQLKVEEQRAERDGDLAKAAQIKHGQIPELTKEIARMGEQLAGVQTEGKQMLREEVSEDDIARIVSNWTGVPVTKMKGSEMQKYLQLEKTLSEQVVGQNQAIEAVSNAIRRNKAGIGDEHRPLGTFLFAGPTGVGKTLLAKVLAQFLFDDEKALTRIDMSEYMEKFSVSRLIGAPPGYVGYDQGGQLTEVVRRRPYSVILFDEIEKAHPDVFNVLLQLLDDGRLTDGQGRVVDFTNTVIIMTSNLGSQQLLSSPSHEEGSKVVMEIIHNSFKPEFINRLDEIIVFERLGSEQVRKIVTLQLQMLAKRLQKRGYLLSWDDGVVDALYEEGFDPVYGARPIKRAVQRLVENPLSVQLLSGAFPPDSSIHLTRSGDQIIAR, encoded by the coding sequence ATGAATAGTGAAAAAATGACCATCAAATTACGGCAGGCAATCGGTGATGCCGACATGCTTGCCCATGACCGTGGGAATGCCGAGGTTACCACCGAGCATCTCCTGCTCGCCCTGCTTTCCCAGAAAGAAGGCCTGCTTCCCCCGCTTTTTGAACGGTTGGGCGTACCCGCCCAAATGATCGTAAACAAGATTACTGAGCTTGTCGACAAGCTGCCCAAGGCGTATGGGGCAAGTGCCCAGCGCTCGGTTTCGGCGCAGTTGGGCAACCAGCTGTATGCAGCCGACAAGATTGCCTCGGAATTCAAGGACCAGTACCTGAGTGCAGAGCATGTCCTGCTTGCTGTCCTGGAGGACGGGTCGGCAGCCGGCAAGGCTCTGAAGAGCTTGGGGGTGAGCAAGGATGCGGTCATGCAGGCCCTGCAGTCGATCAGGGGAAACCAGTCCATCCAAAGCGAAGATCCCGAGAGCCGGTACCAGGCGCTGGAGAAGTATTGCAAGGACATGACCGCCTTGGCACGGCTTGGCAAGCTCGACCCCGTCATCGGACGGGATGAGGAGATCAGGCGCCTGATGCAGGTCCTCTCACGCAGGACGAAGAACAATCCGGTACTCATCGGAGAGCCGGGTGTGGGAAAGACGGCCATTGTCGAAGGGCTTGCCCAGCGCATTGCCGGCGGCGATACCCCTGAGTCCCTGAAAGACAAACGTATTCTCAGTCTTGATGTAGGTGCTTTGGTTGCAGGTGCCAAGTTTCGTGGTGAGTTTGAGGAACGTCTGAAGGCTGTCGTGAAGGAAGTCACTGCCAGTGAGGGCAGCATCATCCTCTTCATAGATGAGCTTCATACCATTGTCGGTGCAGGTGCGAGCGAAGGGTCTACTGATGCATCCAATCTGATCAAGCCAGCTCTGGCGAGAGGGGAGCTCCATGCAATCGGGGCAACAACCCTGGACGAGTACCGCAAGTTCATTGAGCCGGACAAGGCTCTGGAACGACGGTTCCAGCCGGTCTATACCAAGGAACCCTCGGTTGAGTCAACCATTGCCATCCTCAGGGGACTGAAGGAGCGCTATGAAGTCCATCACGGGGTGAGGATCAAGGATGAGGCCTTGGTAGCCGCTGCAACGTTGAGCAATCGATACATCACCAACCGGTTTCTCCCCGACAAGGCCATAGACTTGGTCGATGAGGCTGCAAGCCAGCTGAAGATGGAGATTGAGAGCCAGCCGGAGGAACTTGACCAGATTGAACGAAAGATCCTTCAGCTGAACATTGAGGAGCAAGCCTTGGCCCGGGAGACGGACAAGGCAAGCAGGGAACGGCTGGAGAAGTTGCACAAGGAGCGGAGCGAACTGCAGGGAAGGCGGGATGCCATGCACCTGCAGTGGGGCAATGAGCGATCGTTCATCGCCAAGTTGAGGGAGAGCAAAGCCCAGCTTGAACAGCTGAAGGTTGAGGAGCAGCGTGCAGAGCGGGATGGGGATCTCGCCAAAGCTGCCCAGATCAAGCACGGCCAGATTCCTGAGCTCACCAAGGAGATCGCCAGAATGGGCGAGCAGCTTGCCGGTGTGCAGACCGAAGGCAAGCAGATGCTTCGCGAAGAAGTGAGCGAGGATGACATCGCCAGGATTGTCAGCAATTGGACCGGGGTTCCCGTAACGAAGATGAAGGGAAGCGAGATGCAGAAGTATCTGCAGCTGGAAAAGACGCTTTCCGAACAGGTGGTGGGGCAGAACCAAGCCATTGAGGCTGTCAGCAATGCCATCAGGAGGAACAAGGCTGGCATCGGCGATGAGCACAGGCCCCTGGGAACCTTCCTGTTTGCCGGTCCTACCGGAGTGGGAAAGACGTTGCTTGCCAAGGTGCTCGCCCAATTCCTCTTCGATGACGAGAAAGCACTGACCAGGATCGACATGAGCGAGTATATGGAGAAATTCTCGGTCAGCAGGCTCATCGGTGCTCCTCCGGGGTATGTGGGATATGACCAGGGAGGCCAGCTCACCGAAGTGGTCAGGCGGCGCCCTTACTCGGTCATTCTCTTTGATGAGATCGAGAAAGCACACCCCGATGTGTTCAACGTACTCCTGCAGTTGCTTGATGACGGCAGGCTCACCGATGGACAGGGCAGGGTGGTCGATTTCACCAATACGGTGATCATCATGACCAGCAACCTGGGCAGCCAGCAACTGCTCTCCTCTCCCTCCCATGAGGAGGGTTCGAAGGTGGTGATGGAGATCATCCACAACTCCTTCAAGCCGGAATTCATCAACAGGCTGGATGAGATCATCGTCTTTGAGCGGTTGGGAAGTGAGCAGGTCCGCAAGATCGTCACCTTGCAGCTGCAGATGCTTGCCAAACGCCTGCAGAAGCGTGGATACCTTCTGAGCTGGGATGATGGGGTGGTGGATGCGCTGTACGAGGAGGGCTTTGACCCGGTCTACGGGGCCCGTCCGATCAAGCGTGCAGTACAGCGGCTGGTTGAGAACCCGTTGTCTGTGCAGTTGTTGTCCGGAGCCTTCCCTCCTGACTCATCCATCCATCTCACCCGGTCGGGAGATCAGATCATCGCCCGGTAG
- a CDS encoding nucleotidyltransferase family protein, translating to MENILLAAGLGSRSEGKKLLLPYRGTSIVAKAVSASLEAGLYTIVVTGFRADEVCEQLKSLACPSLLVVHNPDYALGQGCSTQAGARHLHEGEPFFISLADMPLIGKEQYDWIAGNAHMDVVRPSFQGRFGHPVLLGPAFRQIILGEKLPFSMRSLLSKYPTQRLEVEDAAYVTDIDTLEAYEQLLTTGR from the coding sequence ATGGAAAATATCCTATTGGCAGCGGGACTGGGCTCACGAAGCGAAGGCAAGAAACTCTTGCTCCCCTACCGGGGTACCAGCATCGTGGCCAAAGCAGTCTCGGCATCCCTTGAGGCGGGACTGTACACCATTGTGGTTACCGGTTTTCGCGCTGACGAGGTCTGCGAACAGCTGAAAAGCCTTGCCTGTCCTTCCCTGCTGGTTGTCCACAACCCCGACTATGCGCTGGGACAAGGATGCTCAACCCAGGCAGGTGCACGGCACCTGCACGAAGGAGAGCCTTTCTTCATATCCTTGGCTGATATGCCCCTGATCGGGAAAGAACAGTATGACTGGATCGCGGGCAACGCGCATATGGACGTAGTGAGGCCCTCATTCCAGGGTCGCTTCGGCCACCCGGTATTGCTGGGTCCAGCCTTCAGGCAGATCATCCTTGGGGAAAAACTGCCCTTTTCCATGCGTTCCTTGCTCAGCAAGTATCCCACCCAACGCCTCGAGGTGGAGGATGCGGCATATGTCACCGACATCGACACCCTCGAGGCCTATGAACAGCTGCTCACTACCGGGCGATGA
- a CDS encoding DUF554 domain-containing protein, with product MIATYFNALMVILGSLLGLIVKNKLKASYQEVVFTSSGLITLVIGISMAMQTGSYLILLFSVVIGGFVGYALRIEEGVLALGSWMERRLSKGKGSAESARNFALGFLNASLLFCSGAMTVVGSIQAGTVGDYQLILVKSIMDGCMAIIFSSIYGIGVMASALFILLYQGFFTLAGGFIAPVLGDAGITELAAVGGVLLMMIGFSLLDIRKSKAGNFMPAMVIAPLLTLLSPHLTGMLSSLGL from the coding sequence ATGATTGCCACCTATTTCAATGCCCTCATGGTTATCCTGGGGTCCCTGCTCGGACTCATCGTCAAGAACAAGCTCAAAGCTTCCTATCAGGAAGTGGTGTTCACCTCTTCCGGTCTCATCACACTGGTGATCGGCATTTCCATGGCCATGCAGACCGGCTCATACCTGATCCTGCTCTTTTCGGTTGTCATCGGAGGATTCGTCGGGTATGCATTGCGCATTGAGGAAGGGGTGCTTGCTCTTGGCTCATGGATGGAAAGAAGGTTGAGCAAGGGAAAGGGGAGCGCAGAGAGTGCGCGCAATTTTGCCTTGGGATTCCTGAATGCTTCCCTGCTCTTCTGCTCCGGAGCGATGACCGTGGTGGGATCCATCCAGGCAGGGACGGTGGGGGACTACCAGCTGATCCTGGTAAAATCGATCATGGACGGATGCATGGCGATCATCTTCAGCTCAATCTATGGTATTGGCGTTATGGCCAGTGCCCTCTTCATCCTGCTCTACCAAGGGTTTTTCACCCTTGCCGGCGGCTTCATCGCCCCAGTCCTTGGAGATGCAGGGATTACCGAGCTTGCTGCGGTGGGCGGGGTGCTCCTGATGATGATCGGATTCTCCCTGCTGGATATCAGAAAAAGCAAGGCAGGCAATTTCATGCCAGCCATGGTGATTGCACCGCTGCTCACGTTGCTTTCCCCTCACCTCACCGGTATGCTTTCTTCTCTTGGTCTGTAG